In Lutra lutra chromosome 6, mLutLut1.2, whole genome shotgun sequence, the following are encoded in one genomic region:
- the RNF39 gene encoding RING finger protein 39, whose translation MEAPELGPGLVERLEQLATCPLCGGPFEDPVLLACEHSFCRACLARCWGAPPAAGAPAPPTACPCCGQPCPRRSLRSNVRLAVEVRISRGLREKLAEPGARAGRRRGGRIPTMGCLDPHGEDIRKTWRRLDAPRPKSSNPEDDLPEDYPVVKNMLHRLTADLTLDPGTAHRRLLISADRRSVRLAPPGTPAPPDGPARFDQLPAVLGAQGFGAGRHCWEVETAEAASGSDSSGEDEDDRESRYAVGAAGESVRRKGRVGLCPAGAVWAVEGRGGRLWALTAPEPTPLGGTGPPPRRIRVDLDWERGRVAFYDGRSLDLLFAFQAPGPLGERVFPLLCTRDARAPLRIVPAEG comes from the exons ATGGAGGCGCCCGAGCTGGGCCCGGGGTTGGTGGAGCGTCTGGAGCAGCTGGCGACGTGCCCGCTGTGCGGGGGCCCCTTCGAGGACCCGGTGCTGCTGGCGTGCGAGCACAGCTTCTGCCGCGCGTGCCTGGCCCGCTGCTGGGGCGCCCCGCCGGCCGCCGGCGCCCCGGCgccccccaccgcctgcccctGCTGCGGCCAGCCGTGTCCCCGCCGCAGCCTGAGGTCCAACGTGCGGCTGGCGGTGGAGGTGCGCATCAGCCGGGGGCTGCGGGAGAAGCTGGCTGAGCCTGGGGCCCGCGCGGGGAGGCGCAGAGGGGGCCGCATCCCCACCATGGGCTGCCTGGATCCGCACGGAGAG GATATAAGGAAGACATGGAGAAG ACTCGATGCTCCAAGACCCAAGTCATCTAACCCAGAGGACGATCTCCCAGAAGATTACCCAGTGGTGAAAAACATGCTCCACAGACTGACGG CCGACCTGACCCTGGACCCTGGCACCGCCCACCGCCGCCTGCTCATCTCGGCGGACCGCCGCAGCGTCCGACTGGCCCCCCCAGGGACACCCGCACCCCCCGACGGCCCCGCGCGCTTCGATCAGCTCCCCGCGGTGCTGGGCGCACAGGGCTTTGGGGCCGGCCGGCACTGCTGGGAGGTGGAGACCGCTGAGGCGGCCTCTGGCTCGGACTCCTCCGGGGAGGACGAGGACGACAGAGAGAGCCGCTACGCCGTGGGTGCGGCCGGAGAGTCGGTGCGTCGCAAGGGCCGCGTGGGGCTATGCCCCGCGGGGGCCGTGTGGGCCGTGGAGGGCCGCGGCGGCCGCCTGTGGGCCCTCACGGCTCCCGAGCCCACTCCACTGGGCGGCACCGGGCCCCCGCCGCGCCGCATCCGCGTGGACTTGGATTGGGAACGCGGCCGCGTGGCCTTCTACGACGGCCGCTCGCTGGACCTGCTCTTCGCCTTCCAGGCGCCCGGGCCCCTGGGGGAGCGTGTCTTCCCGCTGCTCTGCACTCGTGACGCCCGCGCCCCGCTCCGCATCGTGCCAGCCGAAGGCTGA